The following DNA comes from Nitrogeniibacter aestuarii.
GATACGTGCGGGCGCGATCGAACTGCACGCCGTGCTTGCTCATGAGCACATCGCTGGCCGGGTCGAGCGGACCGCGATTGGGGTGCGTGACCGCCCCGGAGACCGTGAGCAGCACCGGCCCGTCGGGTTCAGAGGACGCCGCTTGCACCGCCGGGGCCGCTGTCGCAGCCATCGCCAGCCCGGCCCCCCGCTGGATGAAAGCGCGTCGATCCATGTCACACCCCCCGGCGTGGATGCAAGGCCACAATCAGGCCTCTTCAGGAAACAGCGAATCGTAGGTGGGGTCGGCGTATTCCCATTCAGTGTCGTTTTCGACCAGCAGCTCGCAGACGGTGTCCAGGTCGACGCCCGGCGGAAGATCCACCGAGAAGAAACGCGGATCTGCCCCTTCGTAGGTACACCCGAGTTTGACCAGCGCCTGCAGCACGCGATCGGCGCGACCTTTTTTCCTGGCCCGCTCCTCGAAGATCACACGCACGGTCCGGTGCCCCGACTTCGCATCCACGCGCTCGACGCACGGCAATTCTTCAGCCGGGTCGAACGGAGCAAACACCGTGTCCTTCCAGGACACGCCGTAGGCATAGAAGGGGGAATTGGCCAGTTCGTAGCGATCGTCCCCAAGCGGCTTTGCCCACAGGGTCTCGACATCGTCGGTACCGTCATCCGCGGGGACACGGAAGAGAATCTTTGCAAAGCCGTCTGGATTCGTCATGAAACACCCTTGTCGTTGAATACACCCCAGCCGTCGAGATCACCGTCCATGGCCGACGGGCGCTCGAACGCCACGACCTTCTCAACCGTCACTTTCATGATCGGGAACCGTTCGCGCCATACCGTCACCCGACACCCAGACGACGGAAGAGCCCCCTGAATTGAGCCGAAACAGGCGTAAGGCCGTCAGCGGAACGCGGTGGCGTGATCGGGATTCTACTTCCGGCTGATGCGCTCCGACACCCGCTGGAGCATGGCGCGCATCGGCTCGTCGATCTCGTGGGGCTTCACTTTGGAAATGATGCTGTGGAGCACCCGGATTTCGTTGGGGTCGATCACCCCGTCTCGCTCGGCGATCGCCAGAATTTCCCCGAGTTCTGCTGCCGACAGTTTGCCGTCGTCGGCAAAGCAGTTGATCGACCTGAAGGTCATTTCCAGATAATCCCGTGATTCCATCGCATACACCTCAATCAGACAATCATCTTCCCGGCGCCATGCAGCGCCAGATCACGGACGGCGCATGGGGCGCGCCGCCAACTCGAACGGCATAACTATACGCGGATCACGAGGTCAATCACCTGCGCGTCGTCGATGCCCGGTTCTCTGCCGAGGGCAAACACCAGAGGCACCACAAAGAACGGCGCGCGGGCGTCGAACAGCGTATCCGCAAGCCCCCTTCACTCGTCGAGCACGAGATTCACACGCGTGCCGTCAGGCAGGTCTTTGATCTGCTGGTGGATCTGTGCGAGCAGCCCGTAATTGACGGCCAGATCCACCACCTCGATATTCCCGGCTTCGTACTTGCCGCCGAGCACCGGCGCAATCCTGAAGCTGTAGCACTGGCCGGGCGCGAGCGTCAGACCGGCGGCCACGCATTCATTGGTGAGCGAGATCAGCAGCCAGTAGTCGGCGTTGTCCCCGGTGTCGATCAGGGTGCAGAAAGTCTCACGACTATCGGCCAGCGGCGTCACCACGCCGGCGCCGATGTCGAGTAACTGAACGCTGCCGTCGTCCGGCACGAAGATGATGTCCCCGAAGCGATTGACCATCCACACGGTCAGA
Coding sequences within:
- a CDS encoding DUF4265 domain-containing protein, which gives rise to MTNPDGFAKILFRVPADDGTDDVETLWAKPLGDDRYELANSPFYAYGVSWKDTVFAPFDPAEELPCVERVDAKSGHRTVRVIFEERARKKGRADRVLQALVKLGCTYEGADPRFFSVDLPPGVDLDTVCELLVENDTEWEYADPTYDSLFPEEA
- a CDS encoding T6SS immunity protein Tdi1 domain-containing protein, yielding MNISDYLIDQAGHDWAAMLSDWAWLLPEDLTVWMVNRFGDIIFVPDDGSVQLLDIGAGVVTPLADSRETFCTLIDTGDNADYWLLISLTNECVAAGLTLAPGQCYSFRIAPVLGGKYEAGNIEVVDLAVNYGLLAQIHQQIKDLPDGTRVNLVLDE